One Macadamia integrifolia cultivar HAES 741 unplaced genomic scaffold, SCU_Mint_v3 scaffold_170A, whole genome shotgun sequence genomic window carries:
- the LOC122070977 gene encoding alpha-1,3-arabinosyltransferase XAT3-like isoform X2 — protein sequence MTNHREIAKRFSWYEQKLGYWIILGYFILALSSFTILKPYLDPALPISNLRFSMGSGLTKLIEDTSHFQKLNLSSSQPSGGKGILNQGRKPMCNFSDRIFDFCDVEGDVRIHGKSYTIFAASSQRSALEGNESWFIKPYPRKSDQAAMRFVKGFSVKAIVGDHEETPSCTVNHNVPAIVFSAGGYSGNHFHSFSDIIVPLFATAAQFHGEVQFLVTNLANYWKIKFQAILEQLSKYEIINIDHTDDKVHCFPRMIVGLKYYKELRVDPLTSSNGYSIKMFRQLITNAYSLKKSTTIKIGPQTQEKPRLLIIARKRSRSFMNVDEIAEMAKSLGFEVVVSEGMKNLYEFSHVVNSCDVMLGVHGAGLTNLVFLPTNAILIQVLPWGGFEWLASNSFGKAALEMDLRYMEYKVKVEESSLLQEYPLDHPVIKDPRSVHKHNFVLFKAVYLNKQNVKIDVGRFRATLLEALDLLHF from the exons ATGACTAACCATAGAGAGATTGCTAAAAGGTTCAGTTGGTATGAGCAGAAGCTTGGATATTGGATAATTTTAGGATACTTCATCTTGGCATTAAGCTCCTTCACTATTCTTAAGCCTTATTTGGATCCTGCTCTACCAATTT CGAATTTGCGGTTTTCAATGGGCTCTGGCCTCACTAAACTAATTGAGGACACAAGTCATTTTCAGAAATTAAATCTAAGCAGTTCTCAGCCATCAG GTGGAAAGGGAATTTTGAATCAGGGGAGAAAGCCAATGTGCAATTTTTCAGACCGAATATTCGACTTCTGTGATGTTGAGGGAGATGTAAGGATTCATGGTAAATCCTATACCATCTTTGCTGCTTCATCTCAAAGGAGTGCTTTGGAAGGAAATGAATCATGGTTCATTAAACCTTATCCTAGAAAGTCAGATCAAGCTGCAATGAGGTTTGTTAAGGGATTCTCAGTAAAAGCCATTGTGGGTGATCATGAAGAAACCCCATCTTGTACTGTAAATCACAATGTTCCAGCCATTGTCTTCTCAGCTGGAGGATACTCAGGAAACCACTTCCACTCTTTTAGCGACATAATCGTTCCTCTCTTTGCAACTGCAGCCCAATTCCATGGTGAAGTTCAGTTTCTTGTCACCAACTTAGCAAATTATTGGAAAATCAAGTTCCAAGCAATATTAGAACAACTTTCTAAGTATGAGATCATCAACATTGATCATACTGATGATAAGGTTCATTGCTTCCCTCGTATGATTGTCGGTCTCAAGTATTACAAGGAGTTGAGAGTTGATCCCTTAACATCTTCAAATGGGTACTCCATAAAAATGTTCAGGCAGCTCATAACAAATGCCTATTCACTGAAGAAATCGACTACAATAAAGATCGGTCCTCAAACACAAGAGAAGCCTAGGCTTCTGATCATAGCGCGAAAACGGTCTCGATCATTTATGAATGTTGATGAGATAGCTGAAATGGCTAAAAGCTTGGGGTTTGAAGTGGTTGTCTCTGAGGGTATGAAAAATTTGTATGAATTCTCTCATGTTGTGAACTCTTGTGATGTGATGTTAGGGGTTCATGGAGCAGGGCTTACAAACCTTGTTTTCCTTCCTACCAATGCAATACTAATACAGGTACTTCCTTGGGGTGGATTTGAATGGTTAGCttctaattcttttgggaaggCTGCCTTGGAGATGGACTTAAGGTACATGGAATATAAGGTCAAGGTAGAGGAGAGCTCTCTACTACAAGAGTACCCTCTTGATCATCCGGTCATTAAGGATCCTCGTTCAGTACATAAGCATAATTTTGTACTATTTAAAGCTGTATACTTGAATAAACAAAATGTAAAGATTGATGTGGGTAGGTTTAGAGCTACCTTATTAGAAGCACTTGACCTTCTTCATTTCTAG
- the LOC122070977 gene encoding alpha-1,3-arabinosyltransferase XAT3-like isoform X1, with amino-acid sequence MTNHREIAKRFSWYEQKLGYWIILGYFILALSSFTILKPYLDPALPISNLRFSMGSGLTKLIEDTSHFQKLNLSSSQPSVSGGKGILNQGRKPMCNFSDRIFDFCDVEGDVRIHGKSYTIFAASSQRSALEGNESWFIKPYPRKSDQAAMRFVKGFSVKAIVGDHEETPSCTVNHNVPAIVFSAGGYSGNHFHSFSDIIVPLFATAAQFHGEVQFLVTNLANYWKIKFQAILEQLSKYEIINIDHTDDKVHCFPRMIVGLKYYKELRVDPLTSSNGYSIKMFRQLITNAYSLKKSTTIKIGPQTQEKPRLLIIARKRSRSFMNVDEIAEMAKSLGFEVVVSEGMKNLYEFSHVVNSCDVMLGVHGAGLTNLVFLPTNAILIQVLPWGGFEWLASNSFGKAALEMDLRYMEYKVKVEESSLLQEYPLDHPVIKDPRSVHKHNFVLFKAVYLNKQNVKIDVGRFRATLLEALDLLHF; translated from the exons ATGACTAACCATAGAGAGATTGCTAAAAGGTTCAGTTGGTATGAGCAGAAGCTTGGATATTGGATAATTTTAGGATACTTCATCTTGGCATTAAGCTCCTTCACTATTCTTAAGCCTTATTTGGATCCTGCTCTACCAATTT CGAATTTGCGGTTTTCAATGGGCTCTGGCCTCACTAAACTAATTGAGGACACAAGTCATTTTCAGAAATTAAATCTAAGCAGTTCTCAGCCATCAG TTTCAGGTGGAAAGGGAATTTTGAATCAGGGGAGAAAGCCAATGTGCAATTTTTCAGACCGAATATTCGACTTCTGTGATGTTGAGGGAGATGTAAGGATTCATGGTAAATCCTATACCATCTTTGCTGCTTCATCTCAAAGGAGTGCTTTGGAAGGAAATGAATCATGGTTCATTAAACCTTATCCTAGAAAGTCAGATCAAGCTGCAATGAGGTTTGTTAAGGGATTCTCAGTAAAAGCCATTGTGGGTGATCATGAAGAAACCCCATCTTGTACTGTAAATCACAATGTTCCAGCCATTGTCTTCTCAGCTGGAGGATACTCAGGAAACCACTTCCACTCTTTTAGCGACATAATCGTTCCTCTCTTTGCAACTGCAGCCCAATTCCATGGTGAAGTTCAGTTTCTTGTCACCAACTTAGCAAATTATTGGAAAATCAAGTTCCAAGCAATATTAGAACAACTTTCTAAGTATGAGATCATCAACATTGATCATACTGATGATAAGGTTCATTGCTTCCCTCGTATGATTGTCGGTCTCAAGTATTACAAGGAGTTGAGAGTTGATCCCTTAACATCTTCAAATGGGTACTCCATAAAAATGTTCAGGCAGCTCATAACAAATGCCTATTCACTGAAGAAATCGACTACAATAAAGATCGGTCCTCAAACACAAGAGAAGCCTAGGCTTCTGATCATAGCGCGAAAACGGTCTCGATCATTTATGAATGTTGATGAGATAGCTGAAATGGCTAAAAGCTTGGGGTTTGAAGTGGTTGTCTCTGAGGGTATGAAAAATTTGTATGAATTCTCTCATGTTGTGAACTCTTGTGATGTGATGTTAGGGGTTCATGGAGCAGGGCTTACAAACCTTGTTTTCCTTCCTACCAATGCAATACTAATACAGGTACTTCCTTGGGGTGGATTTGAATGGTTAGCttctaattcttttgggaaggCTGCCTTGGAGATGGACTTAAGGTACATGGAATATAAGGTCAAGGTAGAGGAGAGCTCTCTACTACAAGAGTACCCTCTTGATCATCCGGTCATTAAGGATCCTCGTTCAGTACATAAGCATAATTTTGTACTATTTAAAGCTGTATACTTGAATAAACAAAATGTAAAGATTGATGTGGGTAGGTTTAGAGCTACCTTATTAGAAGCACTTGACCTTCTTCATTTCTAG
- the LOC122070985 gene encoding alpha-1,3-arabinosyltransferase XAT3-like isoform X1, whose protein sequence is MSKMTSNRVVAKSFSWYEPKLGYCVFIGYFILALTTFTLLKPFLDLLPISNLQLSMGTGLNKLVIEDTNSSQPSISGGELIILKQERKPICNVSNPKFDFCDIEGDVRIHGSNSSTILFAASSQMGTLEGDESWFIKPHPRKYDRNAMKFIKEFSVKAIVDHEEAPPCTVNHNVPAIVFSIGGYSDNQFHSFSDLLIPLFTVSAQFHGEVQFLVANFEKDWIIKFQAVLEQLSKYEIIDIDTDDKVRCFPRMIVGLKFYKDLKIDPLTASNGYSMKMFRKLLRKAYSLKKSTAIKIGPHTQEKPKLLIISRKGSRSFMNVDEIAEMAKSLGLEVVVSEATKNLNEFSLVLNSCDVMLGVHGAGLTNFVFLPTNAIVIQVLPWGGFEWVGSNCYGKQPTLEMDLRYLEYKIKVEESSLLQQYPLDHPVIKDPSSVTNHSWGLFKSVYMDKQNVKINVGRFRATLLEALDLLHY, encoded by the exons ATGTCGAAGATGACAAGCAATAGAGTGGTTGCTAAAAGCTTCAGTTGGTATGAGCCGAAGCTTGGATATTGTGTATTTATAGGATACTTCATCCTGGCTTTAACCACCTTCACTCTTCTTAAACCTTTTTTGGATCTTCTACCAATTT CGAATTTGCAACTGTCAATGGGCACTGGCCTCAATAAACTAGTAATTGAGGACACAAACAGTTCTCAGCCATCAA TTTCAGGTGGAGAATTAATAATTTTGAAACAGGAGAGAAAGCCAATTTGCAATGTTTCGAACCCGAAATTCGACTTTTGTGATATTGAGGGAGATGTAAGGATTCATGGTAGTAATTCCTCCACCATCTTATTTGCTGCTTCATCTCAAATGGGTACTTTGGAAGGAGATGAATCATGGTTCATCAAACCTCATCCTAGAAAATATGACCGAAATGCAATGAAGTTTATTAAGGAATTCTCAGTAAAAGCCATTGTGGATCATGAAGAAGCCCCACCTTGTACAGTAAATCACAATGTTCCGGCCATTGTCTTCTCAATTGGAGGATACTCAGATAATCAATTCCATTCTTTTTCCGATTTACTCATTCCTCTCTTTACAGTTTCCGCCCAATTTCATGGTGAAGTTCAGTTTCTTGTCGCCAATTTTGAAAAAGATTGGATTATCAAATTCCAAGCAGTACTAGAACAACTTTCTAAGTATGAAATCATCGATATTGATACCGATGATAAGGTTCGTTGTTTCCCGCGTATGATTGTGGGTCTAAAGTTTTACAAGGACTTGAAAATTGATCCCTTAACAGCTTCAAATGGGTACTCCATGAAAATGTTCAGGAAGCTCTTAAGAAAGGCCTATTCATTGAAGAAATCAACTGCAATCAAGATTGGTCCTCATACACAAGAGAAGCCTAAGCTTCTGATCATATCACGTAAAGGGTCTAGATCATTTATGAATGTTGATGAAATAGCTGAAATGGCTAAAAGCTTAGGGCTTGAAGTGGTTGTCTCTGAGGCTACAAAGAATTTGAATGAGTTCTCCCTTGTCTTGAACTCTTGTGATGTGATGTTAGGAGTTCATGGAGCAGGGCTCACAAACTTTGTTTTCCTTCCTACCAATGCAATAGTAATACAGGTACTTCCTTGGGGTGGATTTGAATGGGTAGGTTCTAATTGTTATGGGAAGCAACCTACCTTGGAGATGGACTTAAGGTATTTGGAGTATAAGATCAAGGTAGAAGAGAGCTCTCTACTACAACAGTACCCTCTTGATCATCCAGTCATtaaggatccttcttcagtaacTAATCATAGCTGGGGACTATTTAAATCTGTATACATGGATAAGCAAAATGTAAAGATCAATGTGGGTAGATTTAGAGCTACCTTATTAGAAGCACTTGACCTTCTCCATTACTAG
- the LOC122070985 gene encoding alpha-1,3-arabinosyltransferase XAT3-like isoform X2, translating to MSKMTSNRVVAKSFSWYEPKLGYCVFIGYFILALTTFTLLKPFLDLLPISNLQLSMGTGLNKLVIEDTNSSQPSSGELIILKQERKPICNVSNPKFDFCDIEGDVRIHGSNSSTILFAASSQMGTLEGDESWFIKPHPRKYDRNAMKFIKEFSVKAIVDHEEAPPCTVNHNVPAIVFSIGGYSDNQFHSFSDLLIPLFTVSAQFHGEVQFLVANFEKDWIIKFQAVLEQLSKYEIIDIDTDDKVRCFPRMIVGLKFYKDLKIDPLTASNGYSMKMFRKLLRKAYSLKKSTAIKIGPHTQEKPKLLIISRKGSRSFMNVDEIAEMAKSLGLEVVVSEATKNLNEFSLVLNSCDVMLGVHGAGLTNFVFLPTNAIVIQVLPWGGFEWVGSNCYGKQPTLEMDLRYLEYKIKVEESSLLQQYPLDHPVIKDPSSVTNHSWGLFKSVYMDKQNVKINVGRFRATLLEALDLLHY from the exons ATGTCGAAGATGACAAGCAATAGAGTGGTTGCTAAAAGCTTCAGTTGGTATGAGCCGAAGCTTGGATATTGTGTATTTATAGGATACTTCATCCTGGCTTTAACCACCTTCACTCTTCTTAAACCTTTTTTGGATCTTCTACCAATTT CGAATTTGCAACTGTCAATGGGCACTGGCCTCAATAAACTAGTAATTGAGGACACAAACAGTTCTCAGCCATCAA GTGGAGAATTAATAATTTTGAAACAGGAGAGAAAGCCAATTTGCAATGTTTCGAACCCGAAATTCGACTTTTGTGATATTGAGGGAGATGTAAGGATTCATGGTAGTAATTCCTCCACCATCTTATTTGCTGCTTCATCTCAAATGGGTACTTTGGAAGGAGATGAATCATGGTTCATCAAACCTCATCCTAGAAAATATGACCGAAATGCAATGAAGTTTATTAAGGAATTCTCAGTAAAAGCCATTGTGGATCATGAAGAAGCCCCACCTTGTACAGTAAATCACAATGTTCCGGCCATTGTCTTCTCAATTGGAGGATACTCAGATAATCAATTCCATTCTTTTTCCGATTTACTCATTCCTCTCTTTACAGTTTCCGCCCAATTTCATGGTGAAGTTCAGTTTCTTGTCGCCAATTTTGAAAAAGATTGGATTATCAAATTCCAAGCAGTACTAGAACAACTTTCTAAGTATGAAATCATCGATATTGATACCGATGATAAGGTTCGTTGTTTCCCGCGTATGATTGTGGGTCTAAAGTTTTACAAGGACTTGAAAATTGATCCCTTAACAGCTTCAAATGGGTACTCCATGAAAATGTTCAGGAAGCTCTTAAGAAAGGCCTATTCATTGAAGAAATCAACTGCAATCAAGATTGGTCCTCATACACAAGAGAAGCCTAAGCTTCTGATCATATCACGTAAAGGGTCTAGATCATTTATGAATGTTGATGAAATAGCTGAAATGGCTAAAAGCTTAGGGCTTGAAGTGGTTGTCTCTGAGGCTACAAAGAATTTGAATGAGTTCTCCCTTGTCTTGAACTCTTGTGATGTGATGTTAGGAGTTCATGGAGCAGGGCTCACAAACTTTGTTTTCCTTCCTACCAATGCAATAGTAATACAGGTACTTCCTTGGGGTGGATTTGAATGGGTAGGTTCTAATTGTTATGGGAAGCAACCTACCTTGGAGATGGACTTAAGGTATTTGGAGTATAAGATCAAGGTAGAAGAGAGCTCTCTACTACAACAGTACCCTCTTGATCATCCAGTCATtaaggatccttcttcagtaacTAATCATAGCTGGGGACTATTTAAATCTGTATACATGGATAAGCAAAATGTAAAGATCAATGTGGGTAGATTTAGAGCTACCTTATTAGAAGCACTTGACCTTCTCCATTACTAG